CGCATCCGCCCACCTTGCCCGGGCGCGGCCACTGCTTGATGTTGCATGCTCACGGCCGCACAAGCTCTCGCCGCGCCACGCGTTGCGCAAGATGATCGCCCCTCGATGACCGATTCCCTCGGCCGGCCCGCGCCGGTGCCCGCTCCGCGGCGGCTGCTGCTGGTGAGCCTCGACAACCTGGGCGATCTGGTGTTCGCGTCGGCGCTCACGCCGCCGCTCCACGACCGCTTTCCCGACGCCTCGATCACGCTCTGGTGCAAGGACTACACGCGCGACATCGGCGCGCTCATGCCGCATGTGGACGAGGTCATCGCGTCGGATCCCTATTGGGACAAGGCGCCGGGTCGCGGCAAGGGAAGTCTGTTTCGCTTTCTTGGCGCGATGACACGCATCCGGCGCGGCGGGTTCGACACCGCGGTGCTCGCCGCATCGCCCTGGCGCACGGCGCGCGCGGTGGCGTTCTGCGGCATTCCGGTGCGCATCGGCCTGGAGCGGCGCAGGAACGCGCGCTGGCTCACGCACGCGCTGCCGGCCGAGGACATCCACCGTCCCGTGCTCGCCGAGGAGTCGCGGCTGCTGGCGCCGCTCGGGATCGCGCCGCGGCCGCTGCGGTACCGGCTGGATGCGCGCCGGCTGTCGCCGCGCCCCGATGTGGAGCGCGCCCTCTCGCGCCGCATCGTGGCGCTACACCCGTTCGCAAGCAAGCGCGAGCGCTGCGTGCCGGTGCGCGTGTGGATCGCCGTGGCCACGGCGTTGGAGCATCGCGGGTACTCGCCCCTCTGGATCGGGAGCACGGCGGAGCTGAACGAGGTGCGGTCGTCGTCCGGGCGGCCGGACTGGCGGTACGTGGACCAGTTCGGCCCGCGGCTGGTGGATACGGCGGCGGCGCTGGCGCGCGCGGCGCTGTTCATCGGCCACGATTCCGGCCCGCTGCACGTGGCTGGCGCGTTCGGCGTGCCGGCGCTCGGCATCTTCGCGCCGGGCGAGCCCGAGCGCACCTTCCCGCAGGGTGTGGGCCCGTCGGGCATGATCGCGCGCCCATCGCCCGAAGGGATCGGCGCCGAGGAGATCGTGCGCGAAGCCGTGGCGCTGGCCGGCGCTCCGGCGCACTTCCACGGGACGCGATAACTTCCGGCGCATGATCGAGGCCAGGCTCGACCGCATCTGCATCGTGATGATGAGCGCCGTGGGCGACGCCGTCCACGTGCTGCCGGTGATCAACGCCATCAAGCGCGCGCACCCCGCCAGCCACATCACGTGGGTCCTGCAGCCGGGACCGGCCACCCTGGTGCGCGGGCATCGCGCGGTGGACGACATCGTGCTGTTCGACCGCAGCCGGGGCTGGCGGGCGTTCACCGACGTGCGGGCCGAGCTGGCGCGGCGCACGTTCGACGTGGTGATCAACCTGCAGGTGTACTTCAAGGCGGGCATCGTCACGTCGTTCACGCGCGCCCCGATCAAGCTCGGCTTCGATCGCGCGCGGGCGCGGGACATGAACTGGCTGTTCACCAACCGCAAGATTCCGCCGCACGCCGGCCAGCACGTGCAGGACCAGTACTTCGAGTTTCTCACGGCGCTGGGCATCGCCCACGAGCCCGTGGTGTGGGACCTCGGCCCATGGCCAGCGGAGCGCGCCTGGCAGAGGGAGTTCTACCGGAATGCCGAACGTCCCGCGGCGGCGATCGTCGTGGCCACGAGCAAGCCGGAAAAGGACTGGGCCCCCGAGCGCTGGGCCGAGGTGGCCGACGCGCTGCACCACGATTTCGGATTGCAGCCCGTGCTGGTGGGCGGCAGGTCGCCGCGCGAATTGCACGCCGAGCGCACGATCATGGAGCGCGCCGGGTGCGCGCCACGATCGGCGCTCGGCAGCGGGTTGCGCAATCTGGTGGGGATCATGGACGGCGCGGCGCTGGTGCTGTCGCCCGACACCGGCCCGTTGCACATGGCGGTGGCACTCGACCGCCCCGTGGTGAGCCTGATCGGATACACCAACCCCAAGCGCACTGGGCCATATCGCCGATTCCACGATCTGATCGTGGACGCCTACGGCGACCCCGGCGAGGACTATCCGCTGTCCATGGAGAACCGCCCGGGACGGATGCCGCGCATC
This genomic interval from Gemmatimonadaceae bacterium contains the following:
- a CDS encoding glycosyltransferase family 9 protein, which encodes MIEARLDRICIVMMSAVGDAVHVLPVINAIKRAHPASHITWVLQPGPATLVRGHRAVDDIVLFDRSRGWRAFTDVRAELARRTFDVVINLQVYFKAGIVTSFTRAPIKLGFDRARARDMNWLFTNRKIPPHAGQHVQDQYFEFLTALGIAHEPVVWDLGPWPAERAWQREFYRNAERPAAAIVVATSKPEKDWAPERWAEVADALHHDFGLQPVLVGGRSPRELHAERTIMERAGCAPRSALGSGLRNLVGIMDGAALVLSPDTGPLHMAVALDRPVVSLIGYTNPKRTGPYRRFHDLIVDAYGDPGEDYPLSMENRPGRMPRITVRDVLDRVERWRAVYGPDYGRAATSSGPNG
- a CDS encoding glycosyltransferase family 9 protein, translated to MTDSLGRPAPVPAPRRLLLVSLDNLGDLVFASALTPPLHDRFPDASITLWCKDYTRDIGALMPHVDEVIASDPYWDKAPGRGKGSLFRFLGAMTRIRRGGFDTAVLAASPWRTARAVAFCGIPVRIGLERRRNARWLTHALPAEDIHRPVLAEESRLLAPLGIAPRPLRYRLDARRLSPRPDVERALSRRIVALHPFASKRERCVPVRVWIAVATALEHRGYSPLWIGSTAELNEVRSSSGRPDWRYVDQFGPRLVDTAAALARAALFIGHDSGPLHVAGAFGVPALGIFAPGEPERTFPQGVGPSGMIARPSPEGIGAEEIVREAVALAGAPAHFHGTR